One Larimichthys crocea isolate SSNF unplaced genomic scaffold, L_crocea_2.0 scaffold378, whole genome shotgun sequence genomic window, AGGAACCTGCAAGGCACTAACATACAGGTGAGTCTCACCTGTTGTACCGCtgtatcctgtctgtctgttaactgCACTCCCGTCTGTCTACTGTACTTCACTCACTCCGTGAGTCTGGTCCTTAACCTGAGTCCTTGTCCAAACAGCTGGTCTCCTTAAACCTGACCTGTCTACACCCTGAGTCCgttaaacctgagtctgtcctaAACCCGGTCTGGTCTTAAACTGAGTTCGGTCCTAACCCGAGTCCTGTATTAAACCTGAGTCGTGTCCTATACCTGAGTTCTGTCCTAAACTGAGTCATgtcttaaacctgagtctgtcctaAACCCTGAGTCTGTCCTTAACCTGAGTCGTCCCAAACCTGGTAAGTCTCCTTAACCTGAGTCCGTCTTAAACCTGAGTCATCTTAAACCGACTCTGTCTTTAAAACTGAATCTGTCCTAACCTGAGTCAgtcttaaacctgagtctgtTATTAAACCTGACtctgtcttaaacctgagtcGTCTTAAACCGAGTCTGCTTAAACCTGAACTGGTCCTCGTAAACCTGAGTCCGTCTAAACTGAGTCTGTCTAACACCTGACGCTGGTCTaaaacctgagtctgtccaaACCTGAGTCTGTCTAACCTGCTCAGTCTTAAACCTGAGCctgtcttaaacctgagtctgccctaaacctgagtctgtcttAAACCGACTGTCCATAAACCTGAGTCCGTCTTAAACCTGAGTCCGTCTTAAACTGAGTCTGTACTAAACCTACTCTGgtcttaaacctgagtctgATCCAAACCTGCCTCTGTCTGTAACCGCGTCTGTCTTAACCCCCAGTCGTCCGAAACCTGACCTGGTCCTAATTAAACCTGAGTCTTGTCCTAACACCGAGTCTTCcttaaacctgagtctgtcccTAAACGCTGAAGTCCGTCTTAACCTGAGTCCCGTTCTTAAAACCGTGAGCAGAGGGACGGCCCACGGATGGGCTTTactttgcttcttttttcttaaatgcaCATTGCCAACGGTAAACAGGTAACAATATTGTATCAAAACTGTCCCTTGCATTGTGGGTATTGTAAGTGaccctgttgtgtgtttgtgtctcagagaCAGTGTGGAGGCGGGGGTGGAGGCCCTGCTGCTGGTCAACAGGGGGCAGTCCctgctccacctgtctgtctcctcagtGTCCTCAATCCGCACAGAACAGGACACTGTGGCTGGGCAACTGCTACTGCAGGAAAACCTGCAGGCACTCACATACAGGTGAGTCACTTCAACTGtcctgtctgttaacctgtcctgtcacttcacctgtctgtctgttaacctgtctgtccaCTTTCACTCATTTGAGTCTGTCCTTAACCTGAGGTCTGTCCTAAACCTAGTCTGTCTTAAACCTGTACTCTGTCCTAAATCCTGAGTCCGtctaaacctgagtctgtctaACCCGGTCTGGtctaaacctgagtctgtcctaACACCTGAGTCTGGTATTAAACCTGAGTCCTGTCCTTAACCGAGTCTGTCCTCTAAAACCTGAGTCTGTCTAAACCTACTCTGTCCTAAACCTGAGCCGTCTTAACCGAGTCCTGTCTTAACCTGAGTCTGTCCTAAACTTGAGTCTGTTTAAACTTGAGTCTGTCTTAAACCTGAAGTCTGTcctaaacctgagtctgtcttAACCTGCAAGTCCGTCTTAACACTGAGGTGCCCATCTTTAACTGACTCTGTCTTAACCTGAATCTGTCCTAAACTGGTCCgtcttaaacctgagtctgtaTTAAACCTGACTCTACCTgtgtcttaaacctgagtcTCCCGTCAACCTGATCTGTCTTAAACCCTGAGTCCCGTCTCAACCTGAGTCCGTCTTAACCTGAGTCGTCAAACCTGGACTCTGTCTTAAAACCTGAGTCTGTCCGAAACCCGCGTCTGTCTTAAACCTGACTCAGTCTAACCTGGAAGtctgtcttaaacctgagtctgtactaaacctgagtctgtcttAAACCGGACTCTGTCTAAAACTCGGAGTCCGTCTTAACCTGAGTCCGTCTTAAACCTGAGTCCCGTCTTAACCTGAGGtctgtctaaaaacctgacTCTGTCcttaaacctgagtctgtcctaaacactgactctgtcttaaacctgagtTCTGGTCTCCGAACCTGAGTCTGGTCTTAAACCTGTTACGCAGTCTTTAAACCTGGACTCTGTcctaaacctgagtctgtcttAACCGAGTCTGTCTTAAACCACGAGTCTGTCCTAAACCCTGACTCGTTTGTTAAACCACCACCCCACTTAAACCCTGAGTCTGTcctaaacctgagtctgtcctaAAACCTGACTCAGTTCTTAAAACCTGACTCTGTCCTACCCTGATCTGTCCTTACCACGCGTCTGTATTACACTGCTAGATCTGTCGTTAACTGACATCTGTCCTAAACCTGAGTCCGTCTAAACCTGAGTCCGTCTTAAACCGGGTCCGTCTTTAAACCTGGAGTCTGTCACTAAAACCTGACTCctgtcttaaacctgagtctgtcccTAAACCTGATCGTCTTACTGAACTCGACTCTCTAAAACCTGATCTCCTCAAACTGAGGTCTGCTTAAACCCGAGTCTGTCCTTAACCTGAGTCTGTCCTAAACGGACGCTGTCTTTAAACCTGAGGCTGGTCCTAAACCTGAGTCGGTCCTTAAACCTGCTCAGTCTTAACCCTGACTCTGTCCTAAACACTGCGTCTGTCTTAAACCCCGAGTCTGTTTAAACCGAGTCCGTCTTAAACCTGTGAGCAGAGGGCGGCCACACGGGTGCTTTCTTGATTCTTTTTTCTTAAAGCACATTGCCACGGTAAACAGGTACAATATGTAGGCCAACTGTCCGCCTGTGCATTGTGGGTATTGAGGTTGacctggtgtgtgttgtgtctcagGAGACAGTGTGGAGGCGGGGTGGAGGCCCTGCTGCGGTCAACAGGGGGCAGTCctgctccacctgtctgtcttctcagTGTCCCTCACATCCTCACCGAAGGACACTGTGGCTGGGCAAGCGGCTTACTGCAGGAACCTGCAGGCACTCACATACAGGTGAGTCACTTCCACCTGTCTggtctgttaacctgtctgtcactCACCTGTTCGTTTGTTTACCTGTCCTGTACTCTTACTGCTGTTGACGTCTGTACCTTACTGTTACCTGTCTTGTACTTAACCTGTCTTCTTTGTTTACGTCTGTCCTGCCCTGTTTAACCTGTctatgtacctgtctgtctgtctacccaTAGACATAGATCACAGAACATATACGCAAGACACATATACCACGCAGCATATCATACACAGACTATATACCCAGAAACATATACGCAGACAATTATACACAGAATATAATACCACAGACACATATACGCGGAACACATATACGCAGGACacattacacagacacatatacatagacacatataatatacacatatacatagacatataacagacagacacatatcACACACATCATAGACCACATATAcgacatatatacagacacatatCGAGAAACACATTAGACACATATATCAACAATTCCAGGACACATATCGCAGACACATATACGCGAACATagtacatagacatatatacacgaCCACTACGCAGACACACTAGCTACGGACGACATTATAGACATATGATACACAGGACACATATTACGCAGACACCTATACGCGGACATAATAAGAATTAAATAAGCAGcaaacactatatacacaggaCACATCTACACAGACACAATCACGAGCAATACATAGACAATATCCAGACACTATACGAGCAGACCATATACGCAGACATattatacacagacatacaataCCCAGAACACATATACGCAGACACAtctacacagacacatactacACAGAACATATACTagaacacatatacacagacaacaTATACGCAGACACATATACGCAGacaatatacacagacacatatacacaggacacatatacacagacacatatcaAGACATAATACACAGAACATATACGCAGACACATAATaagcagacatatacacagacaatatGACCAGACACATATAACGCAAGACACATTACGCAGACCACATATCCCCAGagacaataaacagacacatatacatagactaaTTACACAGACCACATAACGCAGACCCCATCCATGACACAATATATACCGCAGAcattatacacagacatatatacacagacataatcTACATAGACATCATATACACAGGACATATATACCATCAGAccatatacacagacacatatacagacacatcTGACGCAGACatatatcacacacatatatacacagacattatacacagGACACAtcataacacagacacatatagcagacatatatacacacctCATATCACACAGAACATATTATACACAGACCCTTATCATACCTAGACACTATTTTACACagcacatatatacacagacatatatacacagacattattgacatagacgcctcattgagcggGTTGATCGTTGGTGCGATACGTTAAgcgcgtccgccatattggatgtggcaggtTCTGCCCCGtaaaactaataacaggaatgGACGAACTTcaataaagcgcctttctacaaagttctttaagttaatgtctcttataccccattcacacacaaactaataTATGCTGGGAAACAAACCGGCCAccaacaggcaccaaaaacaacgtatgtaacttttaaagtgatgattataaatgtttactctttATGTAAGCACCAgaccaacgtatgtatttttctaatgctgagtgtttacagctactaatgtgtgtaacactgttactgtgatgataaatattgaaatatttatatttaacatttaatctgtgtctataataaccagatcctgaaatgtagatgtgacatgagggtttctgaataaagagcattaacgtgtacatacatacacacacacttatatatgtgtgtgtgtgtatatatatatatatttacctgCCTGTTTacctgtctatgtgtgtgtgtgcgtgcgtgcagtGCGTAGCTGTGCTCACCTGCAGGTGTTGGCGTTGGAGCGTATTACTGACCTCAGCCTGCAGGCGGCGACAGAGCTGTGCAAGGCCGGACTGAAGAGTCTGGAAACTCTGatcctgacacacacctgtgagCGGCCAGGCCATCCTGCACTTCCACAGTACGACACAATAACACACTTATTATTCCTATCATGATCACACACATGATTCACACAGCGTCCTCCGTGTCTCTGCAGGCGTGTGCAGGAACATCACGTCTATCAATGTCGAGGTCTCTGCGTCAGATTACTTTGAAGAACCGCACACTCCGGAAGCTCAACGTCTGTTTGAAGAGATTGTCACCACGCTGAAGGTgagtctcagagacagagacagtcttACTTCATGCTTCATTAtgaaacacactgatgatgtgtGTCTTTTCTCTCAGGTTCTTCAGAAGCGTCCTGGACTGTGTGACGTCTTACAGGTCAAAGCTGAAGGATTCTGCTGACCTCAGCgcacacacatctgtttgtaCCTTCATTTGCATCCTGCACTTCATGACCCCTGACCTGAACCTGACCTTTAACCCTAAAGCCAACATCCTGAACATCCTGCTGGAGAGACGTCCAGAAGACCTCAGCCATGTGGAGGTTTATCAGAGCTCATCAGGACATGATGGAACAACGAGCTCCATAATCCTCACACACTTCAACAGGAGCTAAAACAGTTGATGAAGCAATTCATTCAAActacaaactgtaaataaatgtagagtgtgtctgacagacattattactgacactgcagcagcacagagacttcaacaaagtcagtaaaaggcagcttgaggttgccgagcaaccagggtcagctgcaggtcagagctgtaactgcagctgtgctctgtctgtgtgtgagtgactgctgagagacacagaaaatctctaaatgaagcccctccaactagtggacactaatgccaaacggtaggtggtatcaaaaagcccaaatgaccgtgagcatcctcatcttgtcgaccatgtgaatgctgaatttcagtgtgtgaagttaaaaaatgtgacctggggagagagagaaagaacaggtgccccgtgctcctttgggaaatttctgctctccagtttacatgggagtagatggggctgtcggtgggtgatcctggagcatcagtgcgtctcccgccaaaactataagtctgacagcttcagcagtgatatcgctgcgtagcccacgaattttcctacgtttctatgtagaaattatttctgtagagtgacatttgtggccacgagagccgtttgcaaatgtattttttgacaaatgtttctctccctctccactctagctctggaacattctaccaatacacacccattgtaaactttgccgtggtttttggtgatttttggcaaaaccgtttggtgaaactctgagaaaagtCACAGCTCACCATTCCTGACCGAGCCGGTCGATTTGAttccttttttgtgtatgtgcgaccaaaactgagGGAGGAGCAGCTGAAACTCCTGGAATACGTCAGAATAATCAGTGTGGACAGTGGACAGGCCTGCAGACTGTCAGTGATCATGCAGTGCATCAAAGACACCAAACATTAAAGGTCCTGTATGAATAGTATATCCATAACAATGTTGATCGTCTTCCAGTCAGTCATGTTACGATGGGCCGGTCCGCAAGTCCAGAGGGTGGATGTCATGGAGCCGCCCCCTGCTGGACGTTagaacatatactgtacatatactggGACAGAGACACTTCCTCATTGGACGATGATTCAACTTCACGTGTGTTGGTAAAAGCAGCTCGTACGCGTTTCTCAGGCGTCGGACACGTCCTTAATACCTGAATAAGACTTTTAAGTGTGGTTACAGGGACAGACACCAATTCTTAACCCCTCAAATACGTCCTCACTCCCAAAGGTCCTCGTCCACGTCACACAGGTGTTGTCAGATTCCACCTTAAAAAGCCACAAACTGAACCTTTGCTACCTGAGTCAAACCTTTGTTCTTCAGCCGCACACGCGGACaatgatacacacacaagaTGCACTGAACCACCAATCAATCATTAATTCATATCATAAGTGTCATCATGCGTCATTTTaccatcaataaatcattttatcaccAAATGTCACCGACACTCGTCTGTCCCgatgttattacagacagtgaactcaccacagacactgtgtgtgtgtgtgtgtgaggtttgaaGGTCGtcctgaggtgtgtgtgtgtgtgtttgtccagacacacacctgtgggAGTGACCAAACAAACGACCTTTAACCCCGACAAGagagaagaagtgtgtgtgtgtgagaagtggACGAATTAAagggaaagagtgtgtgtgtgtgtgtgtgtgtgtacaccatGAGTTTCCTCAGAAGGACAACGCTGAGTCGCTACCTGCTGCTGTCGGCCATGTTGGCTCTTGTCTTCTTCATCAGCTCCTTCTGGCTGCTACGTGAGTTTCCTCCATCATCGTAGTCCATGCTGTGTCTGATTAGTTATTACACAGGTTTGAAATAACACTCCGCAGGTTATCATCGCCCCCTGCTGgtctaaaatataaatacacatgaaGAATATCTGTTAAGACGAAGGTTAATGACAAACATGcaagacagtctgcggggacgtcacggagactacgtccaggttttagacagtctgcggggacgtcacggagactctCTTTAAactttgtgtctctcttcagctcagGGTGGAGTCCAGGACTGTGGCAGTGTGTGGCAGCCATGTTTGAGTTTTTACCACCAAACGGTaggactaacacacacacacacacacacacacacacacacacacacacagttgtacATCTATCCTTTTGAGGACTCTGTTGTTGGTGTGTCTGAACTTTACGAGGACGTCCTCGTTCATGCTGTGTCACACTCTGGTCCTCTGGAGTTCGGATCTGGTGACAtggtcaaaaataaataaattgtggcCACAATATGTAAACAGCAAAGTATTTCTATCAGAAAAGAAGACGTCAGGGTCCGCCTCTCTCTCCTGGACCCCATCGGACGTCTCAGGAGGAAATATTTTGCTCCACTTTGTAAACATCCACCGGGAACCGCTTTCCAGGGCCCTGCAGTTGGTCAACAACAGTTGGTCAACAACAGTTGGTCAACAACAGTTGGTCAACAACCATGCCACCAGAGGGGCTCCGTAGAAACATGACGAGCTGTTCGAACTGATCACTGATTTTCTCTTTAAGCCCGAGACTCCATTGGCCTTTGGCGAGTGGGCGGAGCCAGACGGAGCGCAGCCGTCCCTCATAAAGGAGTGTCCCAGCCAATCGTTCCAGGCCTGGCGTCTGCTGCGGCATTTAAAGTCCAGCATGGCGGACGACGATGACGTCCTGCTGGAGCCGTACCTGCAGAGCTGGGACGAACTTCTCAAGTACACAAACTTTGGAACAGTCGCATAGCGCCgccggttagcttagcttcagcATAAAGGTTGGAAAGTTTGTGGTGTCGGACCAAACCAGGAAGTAGTCCgccctgtttcctgtctttatgctaagctaagctaagttaagctATGCTAAGTTAAGTTAAGCTATGCTAAGTTAAGCTTAGCTAAGTTAAGAGCTAAGTTAAGCTAAGCTTAGCTAAGCTATGCTAAATTAAGctaagttaagctaagctaagttaagctaagctaagttaagctAAGTTAAATTAAGCTAAGTtaagttaagctaagctaagttaagctaagctaagttaagctAAGTTAAATTAAGCTAAGTTAAGCTAAGTTAAGTTAAGCTAAGTTAAGCTAAGTTAAGTTAAGCTATGCTAAGTTAAGCTAAGTTAAGTTAAGCTTAGCTAAGTTAAGCTAAGTTAAGCTAAGCCAAGTTAAGTTAAGCTATGCTAAGTTAAGTTAAGCTATGCTAAGTTAAGCTAAGTTAAGCCAAGTTAAGTTAAGCTATGCTAAGTTAAGCTAAGTTAAGTTAAGCTTAGCTAAGTTAAGCTAAGTTAAGCTAAGCCAAGTTAAGTTAAGCTATGCTAAGTTAAGTTAAGCTATGCTAAGTTAAGCTAAGCttagctaagctaagctaactggtcttctttgtctctttcagttTCATGGAGTCTCTCGGTACCATggtcagtttgttttctcagaaGCTGAAGGAGAAGGTTGTACTGATACGAGAACTGTCACTCAAACACAGCGGCAAAGAGGCTCATGGGAAACGGAGTCCGCCTGAACAACTACAAACCTTATTTGGACTAAAGAAAAGGGTGAGGCGGTGAAAAGAAAGAGCGTGTGATATGAAATGAGCGAATCTGTTGCTGATGTTCTGTCGTCTTCCTCTTGAGGCGTATCGTTCGGTTCGCTCCATGGTGGAGGCGGAGCTAAGAGAGGGCGTGGTTGACTTCTCCCGCCGCACAGACTCGGGCTGCAGGACGCTGCTGCGGCTGCATCGATCTCTGCTGTGGTTGAAGCTGATGTTGGAGGGTTTGGCTGAAGGACCTGACGCCGATGGACGATTCAAAACACCTGGAGAGCtcagcaggtaaaaaaaaacgttaGACCGCGGTGCGTTCATGGACCAGTCACACTGTCAGACAACTGATGTTACTGTTTGTCCAACAACAAGCACAGGAACATTCAGGGATCTACCTGAACCCGAGGACCCAAGAGGTCGCACCTAATGACTCGCAGAGCTgacccctgctggccattatAAAGAATGCAGGCAATGGGTTCACTGTTTATTGTACCGTCTACGCAGAACCTCAGTCTAGCACCCCCTACAGCGAGAAAGCCGGTACTACCCTTATTTACATGTTGCGtgtgattttcatttcattcccGAAGCTCGTGATCGTAGGcgagggttggaacgtagatggaccGGAAGATCGAGAGCTCAGCTCTGAAGCACAGGGGTCCAACGGACCGACCTGCCGGTCCATGAACCGGCCCGAGCCCGGATGTTTTCTTGCAGAATAAACATGAGGTTCCGTTCATCACCACAgaaccttcttcttcctcagggACGCCTACGAGGTGGCGCTGGCTCCACACCACCCCTGGCTGCTCCGTCAGGCTGCAGAGCTCGTCTTCCTCGCCCTCCCGGACCGGCAGCACTTCctgcagctggtgtgtgtgcggAGCCAGGCGGAGGCCACGCCCACCCTGCGCATCATCATCCACGCCCTGACACCGCTGCACGCGCAGACTCAGCGAATCCTGAGCGAGCACGACATGCTGCACCTGCCCTGAACGTACgtaagactgagactgagactgactgagactgactgagactgagactgactgagactgactgagactgactgagactgagactgagactcactgagactgagactgactgagactgagactgactgagactgactgagactcactgagactgactgagactgagactgactgagactgactgagactgagactgactgagactgactgagactgactgagactcaCTGAGACTGATGAGACTCTCGATGCTGAGATGCCTGAGACCCGAGCTGActggactgactgagactgactgagacgGAGATGACGAgatgactgagactgagacgaCAATGAGACCACTGAGATGACGACTGAGACTGAATGCAGACTGCTGAGACTCACTGAGACTGATGAgctgagactgactgagactctGGGACCTGAGACTGGACTGACTGACTCCGAGACTGCGGACTGACGCGACTgagctgagactgagactgactgagactgactgagtactgcagactgactgagacGACTGAGGACCTCCGACTCGAGAAGCGAGACTCGAGACTGATGACTGCTGAGACTCACTGAGACTGATGAGACTGAGACTGCTGACTGAGAGACTGACTGGACTGAGACTCCTGAGTACTTTTTTTGATGACTGAGACGAGACCTGAtgagagactgactgagactgactgatgAGCTCATGAGACGGACTGAGACTGACGACTCACTGAGACTGacctgagactgagactgactgagactgactgagactcaCGAGCGACTGAGACGgggactgactgagactgacttGAGGACTCTGGACTGACTGAGACATGATGAGACTACACCTAGACTGAGACTCAGAGACGATCGAGACTGACGAGACTCGCTGAGAGGCTGAGCTACTACTCACTGAGACTTGACTGAGGACTGAGacgactgagactgactgagactgaatGATGACTGATGAGACTGACTGAGGACTCACTGAGCCTATGGACTCCTGAGGACTCACTGGACTGGGAGACTCACTGAGACTGAACTGAGACTGACGGACTGCAGACTGGACGAGACTGAGCTCGACGAGACTGCACTTGAGACCTGGACTGAACTCACTGAGACGACTGCGACGACGGAGACTCACTGCAGACTCATGAGATGAGACTCACGGAGCTGACTGAGAATGACTGACTGGATGACTGAGACTGAGGACTGACTGAGATCGGATGCGACTCACTGAGATCTGGACTGAGAGATGACTGAGAGAGACCGACTGAGACTTCGAGACtgagagactgactgagacGCTGAGACTGGacctgagactgactgagactggaCGAATGACTGACTGAGACACGACTCACTGATGAGACTGAGACTGATGATGcgactgactgagactgactgagactcactggactgactgagactgagagactggACTGCTGAGACTCAGAACTGCGAGACTGAGGGACGGCTAATGCTGAGACTCACTGAGACTCACTGAGACTGCACTGAgtactgagactgagactggaCGAGACTTGGccactgagactgagactgactggaATCACTGGACTCAACTGAGACTGAGACCCACTGAGATGAGACTGAactgagacagactgactggacgagactgactgagactggaCTGAACtggagactgactgagactcaCTGAGACTCACTGAGGACGATGACGCTGAGATACTGGACctggagactgactgactgagactgaggacgactgagactgactgagatgagactgactgagactgactgagactcactgagactg contains:
- the gltpd2a gene encoding ceramide-1-phosphate transfer protein, producing MSFLRRTTLSRYLLLSAMLALVFFISSFWLLPQGGVQDCGSVWQPCLSFYHQTPETPLAFGEWAEPDGAQPSLIKECPSQSFQAWRLLRHLKSSMADDDDVLLEPYLQSWDELLNFMESLGTMVSLFSQKLKEKVVLIRELSLKHSGKEAHGKRSPPEQLQTLFGLKKRAYRSVRSMVEAELREGVVDFSRRTDSGCRTLLRLHRSLLWLKLMLEGLAEGPDADGRFKTPGELSRDAYEVALAPHHPWLLRQAAELVFLALPDRQHFLQLVCVRSQAEATPTLRIIIHALTPLHAQTQRILSEHDMLHLP